From one Ursus arctos isolate Adak ecotype North America unplaced genomic scaffold, UrsArc2.0 scaffold_1, whole genome shotgun sequence genomic stretch:
- the RPRM gene encoding protein reprimo — protein sequence MNPALDNQTDVAGLLLANSSEALERAVRCCTQASVVTDDGFAEGGPDERSLYIMRVVQIAVMCVLSLTVVFGIFFLGCNLLIKSEGMINFLVKDRRPSKEVEAVVVGPY from the coding sequence ATGAATCCGGCGCTGGACAACCAGACCGATGTGGCGGGCCTGCTCCTGGCCAACAGCAGCGAGGCGCTGGAGCGCGCCGTGCGCTGCTGCACCCAGGCGTCGGTGGTGACAGACGACGGCTTCGCCGAGGGCGGCCCGGACGAGCGCAGCCTGTACATCATGCGCGTGGTGCAGATCGCTGTCATGTGCGTGCTCTCACTGACCGTGGTCTTCGGCATCTTCTTCCTCGGCTGCAACCTCCTCATCAAGTCCGAAGGCATGATCAACTTCCTGGTGAAAGACCGGAGACCGTCGAAGGAGGTGGAAGCGGTGGTCGTGGGGCCCTACTGA